The genomic stretch GTTTCTCGCAGCGTCTTACTCGTTGATTACCGGCTTCAGTGGCGCGCCGTTTTTGGAACGATCCTGGAAAATCTTGTCATCGTTGTCGGTCGCGAAAATCACGAAACGAAGGTAGTATAGGAGGAATCCTTTTTTCCTTGTCTCGTGTCAATTAGTCTGGGATAATTGGTCGGGCGATGCCCTTGAACCCTAAGTATTGATTGGTGAGGTTGGATTCTGCCGGTGCCTTTCCCTCTTGCCTCCGAACCGATGGCACCACCCCTATGCATCCACCGCCGAACCAACCAACTACCCACCCACTCTCCCTAACCCCTACACCAGCACACGTACAACTCTACCCATCGCCCAGCGTTCGTGGTTCTCCAAATTGCCGTCGCCGTCGCCGTCgccctcgtcctcgtcctcacCCTCACCCTCACCCTCACCCTTATCCTCaccctctccctctccctctccctcacCCTCACCCTCACCCTCACCCTCACCCTCACCCTCACCCTCACCCTCATCCTCATCCTCAACCTCACCTTCACCCTCACTCTCGCCCTCGCCCTCATCCTCGCtctcgtcgtcgtcatcgtcgtcgtcgtcgtcgtcgtcgtcgtcgtcgtcgtcgtcgtcgtcgtcgtcgtcatcgccGCTGCTTTTATCGTTTGTTAAAGCATCGCACCTTTTTAAACgcttctttccttctttattcgtttaattaaaccGCGAACAAATGCATCTTTTGCGTTCGCTTGCAATACAATAACCGAATCTTTGTACTTACATAGGCTATCGGTTTGCAACTTTGACATCGCCAATTTTAAATCGTCGAGTTACGGGAAAGCGACTCTAGCATCGAAAGATTATTTGGAGAGACCGCTTCTAAAATTGTCCTGTCACAATCGTTGCCAGTGCAAGTTGCATTTTCATGTCAAGATGATGCTAGTGTCGGTAATCGCCGTACATACATCCGACGTAAAAGTTCGATTACCTTTCAATCGATAGCATGAATTCTCATATCTCGTCAAGCCTGAGAACATTCGTGAATATTTCAACCGGATTATACATATCCTTGCTTTCTGAAGCTTTCTTTGCATTTAGCGAATGAGATAAAGTGTGAAagaatgatgatgatgatgatgatgatgatgatgatgatgatgatgatgatgatgatgatgatgatggtggtgatgatggtgatgatgacgACGACAACGGCGACgacgatgatgataatgatgataacgatgaaagaagaaagagatcaAGACCCACAGAATGAACCTCAAGATATATGCATGTATAGGTGGAAACGGCTGGAAGTCATATCGGTGCCCATGCCGTCGCGAATGTTGAGAAGAGGATCAGAGTTTGGGGTGGTCGATACGGCCCTGGGGCCGCGACAGCCGCGTCGGAGGCCTCCCCATTCTTCCTGCGGGCGTTTTTGCCTCTGTCCCCCTCTTTCTCTCCGTCGCTCACTCAATCGCTGGTTCACTCCCTCCCCCTTCTCTTTCCTTTCCCATCTCCTCCTCCGCGTCCTCTCCACTTTTGTACCTCTCGCTTTCTCGTTACACTACTCTCCTTCTCTTCCTGACACTGGCAAACGTAGTCCTACCTAGCGCCACCCAGTTTTCCACCCACGCTCCACGTTTCCAGCCGCCGCCAACACCCCCGACACAGTCTGCCTAAACCCCCACCTGAACCACCGTTTCCATCGTCTAACTCTTCCTCTGCTTTCTCACCCCCTCCTAGTCGCGTCGTTACCGCCGCCGCtgctgccgccgccgccgccgccgccgctaccaccaccgccaccaccaccaccaccaccaccactaccatCACCATCACCACCATCGCCACCAGCACCATCGCCGCCACCGCCGCGTTGCCATCGCCGCCGCCGCTACCATAGCCGCGCTCTCATGCTGCTTGTCTCTTTGCCGACCCCGCCTAATCGCACCACCCCTGCCTTGATTAAAGAAGAGAAAACCTCAACTTCAACGCGAACCTCGGTCTCGTTCGTTCGTTGGCCCGCTTGTTCATCGTTCCTTTTCTTTCGTACTTCCTATTTCCTATAAGGAATCTTTTTTTCATTGACTTTCTTTTCCTATTTTATATTCGTCTATCCATGTCCATGTtgcattatatatattgtagtatcgtggaaattaagatataaatttttccccgattacttacaatctattaataatgaattgaatatacaggtattaattggatagaaaacgatgtttgtttaactgaaactaaatgcgatactcgtatctatctcaaataactttacagttatttggcaactctcttcacaacgaatctaacactctctctctctctctctctttcactagcaactctaacaactCTACAACACTGACAACTCCatcaattctctcaactctactcttcgatgtctcgatcaactctaactctcgcaacacactcaCTTTTCACCTtgcatactctgacctctcggtcatccctccttgaaacacgaaaccgtccttctgctctAACGTTGTTTGTTGTTTTTCTCATATTTCTGTAAGAAttaggtgactttagtcacataggcgctctcaaatgtaaacgaaccacagcaGGACGACGGGTTTTTCTATTATCAACCGATCTCTAATccaaattactttacgatattacaatttatatatatatagtttctgTTGTTCGCTGCttgaaatttaaattcattGTCATTGCCACGTGGACTTATATATACTTAACTTACAAATAGTATACTTATACTTACTTATATACTAGTATAGCATAGTATACTTAACTTACAAATTATTATTCCTTTTATTCTTTACTCTTCTCTTTTACCCCCTTTCTTCTATTTAGGTTTTCCCTCTGTCGCCTCTTTTCCTCCACTTTCTTTTTCCCGTTTATTCCTCGCCTCTCCTTTCTTCCTCGTTTAGTTGCCTAGTTCCCTTACTAGCGGTTCAAGGTTAAAGAGACCGGTGAGGTGAATGTCGTTCTTGCGAGGAGCCCGTCGCGCTGCTCGATACGGGTCGACGCACCGTGCCGCTGAATCGTCGTCGTACGCCGAAACTGGATCGCGAATACTGATTTTAGACCGAGCCACCGCAAGCGGCAATCGCAAGATGAAACGTACCCACTGAAACGAACCGTAAGGATGACGAGCTGTTACTCAGAATATACGAACCCAGTCTAGCCAAtctgtttttcctttttttctttttctttcgttcttgcgctcttctttttcttctttctttattctttttcgaAGTACGATTCATCTAGATCGGCTACATTTTGCTTCATTCCCGATCTAATCGACGGATCTGCCTACGTTTACTGTATTCGTCGTGCAAGCAAAATACACCCGAAACTTCTTTGAAATtgatcgcgacgatttcgtcgttCGGACTTTCATCTAATCGTCAGTCTAAGCGAATATTTAGTTGTATTCTCGGCGATCTTATAAAAAGGAATCTGCGATTTCAAAGACAAATCGAGTATATGGTGGTCGAATAAACCTGTTTACAATTGTATGCTATCTATGTTACAGTCACTGTTAAAAACAGCCGATCAGCTAAAGATCAAAGGACTGTGCGAGGTACCTGAAAGCAGAGACGGGCCACCATCGGTAAGTCTGAGTTCGCCGCCAAGAGAACCCGGTACTCCTAGAATAAATTTCACCAAGTTGAAGAGACATCATCCAAGGTATAAGAGGCCCAGAACCACGTTCGAGCCTCGCGCTACGGATTCGAGGCATTACGATCGATACAAAGAAGAGGAATCGAACGAAAACTACGATTGGGAGAACAAAGAGGTAAGCGGCGATGTCGATGAACGCGCGAAGCTTTGGAAAAACCAAAGAACGTAAGAACGCGACAGCCGTCTTGAAAGCGACGAGGCGATCTCGTCACGGTCGTCGCTAAATTCGTACCGGATATTTCGCAGAATCACATAGACTGGCAACCCGAAGATGAGGAGTGCACGGAGGCAACCGCGGGAGCAGTAGTCTTGGAAACTTGCCAACGCAGCAGTAACAATAGTACCACTACTGGCACCAccaataataacaacaacaacaacaacaacaacaacaacaacaacaataacaacgcTAGCAGCAACGGCAACGGTAACAATACGagcaacaacaataacaacggTAAGTAGTCGATAATGAGATACGGGCCCCACACCTGGATCCTTTTGCTTCCACGTAAAAACGTAACATCGTTTACCACACATCTGTGTCAACAGTatagtacatatgtatgtgcTTATTACTGTAGATTGTGTTAagctcttttttctttctccttctttgtTAATTTGCAACTAAATTATACGAAAGAATAgcgaaatattcgtggcggATTTTAGGTGTGGGGCGACTTACAGATTTACGGCAACGCACTGGGCAGACCGTTTTCACTTGAAATAAAAAAGGTGACATGTTTTGTCATACAGGCCTCGGTCATTACGGTCATCATCCGGATCCCGGAGAGGTTGACCTACCTCCAGAAACTCAACCTACACCACCAAGTGCCACATTGGTCGGTACTACGATTACACATTTAAGGGACTCGGATCATCATTCCACAGGTGCGGTtgctattaatatttatatcgacATTCTACCGACATTCACGGTCGCTCTATCAGTGCCCCATGATCGTCCGTGTATCGATGTTGTATCGTTTTTTCCACTATGTCGAACTCGGCGTGAATCGTACATGGGGGGAAATAAAACCGTAGTTGGTTATTAGACAGGGAGGGAATTAAAATAATCGGTCTAATCGAGCTTAACTAGTTGCGATTAGATTTACGTTGCTCGGTTCGCAACAGCCCACGCTACCTCGTTTAGTCCATGCGTTCAACTTTGCTTTCGGTGGCGCGCTCCTTTCTCCGGCACAAAGTTGCGATGCGCGACGTCGACGATACCGATATCGTCTACGGTCTAGATCATAGAATCCGGGTAAACGAAATTAGAAGAAACACAGCGATTCGTTATTCCGGCACGATATTGCGGCTCGATGTCACGCAGACTCTTTCAACCGAAGGAGGCATTCATTGCAACTGTATTGTTTTTCGCATCTGTTCGCAGAGATCCAAAATTGTGACAGTGTAAAGATCAAGTTTGAAACATTGCACACGATGGATTCGTCGGACACGATCGATATCGATAGCCACATGTCGGATCGAGCGAGCGTCAGTTCAAAGAACGCGGCCGATAGCGACAACATGATGATGATCACACCGGAGTTGCTTGGATTAATGCCTTCTGGAAGTTCGGTTCACTCGGATTCCGGTGAAAATAACTCAAGGGGTCACCCCGGACAATCCAGCTCTCACCATCATGGTTCGAAATCGTGGACGCAAGAGGATATGGATGCCGCTTTGGAAGCCTTACGAAATCACGATATGAGCCTTACGAAAGCCTCCGGTAATTCAAAAGCACGCACCACTTTTTTTCGCTCGGCTAGTACACGCGAGCCTACGGTTAGTCCGTTAACAAGCTTTCTCAGCGTTCTCTTATTTAATCCAGTGGTGTCGCGATCGTTTTAGCAACGTTCGGTATACCCTCGACGACTTTATGGCAAAGAGCACATCGACTGGGCATCGACACTCCAAAAAAAGACGGACCTACTAAGTCGTGGAGTGACGAGAGTTTAAACAGCGCGTTAGAAGCGTTACGGACTGGAACGATATCGGCGAACAAAGCTTCAAAGGCGTTTGGTATACCGTCGAGTACCTTGTACAAAATCGCGAGAAGAGAAGGTATCAGGCTGGCTGCGCCATTCAACGCAAGTCCCACGACGTGGTCGCCCGCCGATCTAGATCGCGCCCTCGAAGCGATACGTTCTGGTCAAACGTCAGTACAGAGAGCTTCCACGGAATTCGGTATACCGACGGGAACATTATATGGTCGATGCAAAAGAGAAGGCATTGAACTCAGTAGGAGTAATCCTACACCGTGGAGCGAGGATGCTATGACCGAAGCTTTAGAAGCTGTCAGGTAAATTACCGTTTCTTCGTATCGTCcttataatacatattatcCTTTCAAACGACACGTTTCATTCTActacttttcctttttctctttttctattttatcgtGACGCCAACAACCTGTGACCGCCACTTCTCTAAGCATGTATCATCTATAAGATCGGTGGTTTCGTAAAAGACGCACGAGAAATTCAGTGGTTTCTTCCATTTATTCACGATTTTTCAGGTTAGGCCATATGAGCATCAACCAAGCGGCTATTCACTACAACTTGCCCTACTCTTCCTTATACGGTCGCTTCAAAAGAGGAAAATACGAAGAACCAGCGGTGGGTGAAATATCGCAAGACGGTAGCAGTCCTCACTTTCATCAAAGCCCGAGTCAAAATCATTCGTCCGCTGTACCCGATCAAATGCCGTACCAAGGCAGCTGAAACTTGCCTCTTTATTAGATTTGTTTcagtttatttcaaatttttcaatttcttgcTGCGATTTTGCAATTTATACTCGACGTATCGTTCTTTGAACGAGAGCAAACGACAAACGATAACGAGAGTCACCGACCAAAAACGCGTTTTAAATGTGTGAGAACGATTGGCGAACGAAATTTAAAGCCGGGAGCAGAAACTTGTGACATCACGACAACAGTACAACAGTACGGTGACAACCGAAGGGTCAAAATGTGACTAAAATAGTAGATACGAGACATGATCATCTCTCGAGAAAGAATGGCCGTGAAGGGTTTGCAGTATTACAGATGGATTGTCGTAAacaaatattatgtatattgtatGACTGTTATGTCGAATCGGAAACgtagattaattataatttataagaattatttataaaaaagaaaaagtgctGTACAGTCGGGATAATACCGATGAACCTACCGTAGTGTGTAAGTTGCCGATGCGATGGGCCAATAGAAGACATTCAAGAGAAGATATAAAACATTCTAAGAACTAATGTCTTTTATGTTAgcaattttgatgaaaaattctCTGTTAACTCgatcttcattttcttttctttattggtcggttacattatttttataactttgttaaataaactttttacaaaattattcacTACTTACTACGAGATCAAACACTATgtataaaagtaataaaaagattttgttgaaaaactaaaatagaTTCAAACTAAAAGATAAACAGGTGCGTCGTTGCATTTCAAATCGTTCTAagattcaattattttcttaCGTCTCACCAACAATTTGTTCGCTGAGACGATGAAATATTGTATACGTGTTTCTAATGGTTTTCTTcgcatttatatttacattgcAAAGTTTCAAATTTCAACTCTACGTATACAACTCTATTTACATCAGGaggaagtaaaaatattttcgatatcTTTTCAAAGATACGGAATCAACAGAACTGAAGAAAAAATTGCGTGGAAATTTCAGCAGATCGATTTCTGAGAACAAAGATACTTTTTACGTTCGAATAAACTGCCACATGCAAGGAATATATTACATCCATTACTCATGCTCACGACTATtatataaaaacatatattacttataaatataaataaataaatatatatatatatatgtacagtttatatattttaaattaaaaagtaatgCGACAAAATAAATGTTGTATTTAATGCCCATTATAttgctcttttattttaatGATCACCGATCAATAGTGTGATTCAATTATCGATAAATATTATCAATAATAATAGTTTGAAGTCTCAGttatctatatatttatttcatattttacttGGCATATAAACAATAACATTGAGGTTCTTTAGCaatgtataatacatattattttctatcttttttctaaTTTGACAGGTTTATTCATAATCCTTTAATTCATTTaacatgatatatttataaaagcttttaaaatatatttaaatacgatAGAACTTAAAAGATGTACTGATATGCTATAtctatttctatttatgttcctaACAGCATACAACACTTCGGAACAAGTACATATATATCTATGTAAATAAGTACGGGACGATACTCCCGTTAGTTACGTCGAAGCCAAAAAACTACCGATAACACCAAGTCTTTACTTATGTTCTATCATCGGAAATTGCTATTTTTTCTGTACCAGAGTTGAAACAGAAGCGTGTGTTGTGTGTATGTTATATGCAATATGAAAACAAGAATGTGTCATATATATAGCATGTATATAGCGAGAGACTCATGCTATACATATGTCATGTATAAGCGCATACATCAAGCAGTCAAGTAACATCGCTTCTTTTAATTTGCCAAAGAAACAATTTTTTCCTGGGGAAACTATTTAACGTGATTATATCTTTGTCGGCATGGAAACTGATATAAATAATTGTATCTTTTGCGATATCATAAATAACAGAACATCAAGCGAGAAGATATACGAGGTATGAAAAAGTTAACCTTTGTTGTTTAACATAATATAACGTAGCATAACTAAACGTGCAAGTGAGCCTAATATcggtatatataattttattcctGATATATAATGACGTCTacatttagaaaaaaatatttttacattattttatagttGTTAAATTTGGAACGTTAAATATCATTTTAGGATGATTATGTGACGtgtattaaagatattaatccAGCTTCGACCCATCATTATTTAATACTGCCAAATAAACATATACGCAATGCAAAAGAACTTCAACCAGAAGATGCTTCACTTTGTAAGTCTGACCAAATAGAAATACTTGtgttaaatgttaaatttaaGCTTTGCATATTAGAGTTACTTATACAATGACAATTTTTAGATGACAGAATCCTTTCTACAGTGGATATAATAGCAGAAAAACAAGGTTTGGATCTTGCAGTTACACGTACTGGTTTTCATTGGCCACCATTTAATACAATACATCATTTGCATTTACACGTTATTTCCCCTATATGTAATATAGGCTTATTTAAAAGATTTATGTTCAAACCCAACTCGTATTGGTTTGTAAG from Bombus vancouverensis nearcticus chromosome 9, iyBomVanc1_principal, whole genome shotgun sequence encodes the following:
- the Psq gene encoding pipsqueak isoform X7 — protein: METDRYWGVHYSGGMAGQHYCLRWNNYQSNMTSVFHQLLQTEAFVDVTLACNEASLKAHKVVLSACSSYFQKLLLSNPCKHPTIIMPQDVCFNDLKFIIEFVYRGEIDVSQAELQSLLKTADQLKIKGLCEVPESRDGPPSVSLSSPPREPGTPRINFTKLKRHHPRYKRPRTTFEPRATDSRHYDRYKEEESNENYDWENKENHIDWQPEDEECTEATAGAVVLETCQRSSNNSTTTGTTNNNNNNNNNNNNNNNNNASSNGNGNNTSNNNNNGDMFCHTGLGHYGHHPDPGEVDLPPETQPTPPSATLVGTTITHLRDSDHHSTEIQNCDSVKIKFETLHTMDSSDTIDIDSHMSDRASVSSKNAADSDNMMMITPELLGLMPSGSSVHSDSGENNSRGHPGQSSSHHHGSKSWTQEDMDAALEALRNHDMSLTKASATFGIPSTTLWQRAHRLGIDTPKKDGPTKSWSDESLNSALEALRTGTISANKASKAFGIPSSTLYKIARREGIRLAAPFNASPTTWSPADLDRALEAIRSGQTSVQRASTEFGIPTGTLYGRCKREGIELSRSNPTPWSEDAMTEALEAVRLGHMSINQAAIHYNLPYSSLYGRFKRGKYEEPAVGEISQDGSSPHFHQSPSQNHSSAVPDQMPYQGS
- the Psq gene encoding pipsqueak isoform X8, producing the protein MVSGGMAGQHYCLRWNNYQSNMTSVFHQLLQTEAFVDVTLACNEASLKAHKVVLSACSSYFQKLLLSNPCKHPTIIMPQDVCFNDLKFIIEFVYRGEIDVSQAELQSLLKTADQLKIKGLCEVPESRDGPPSVSLSSPPREPGTPRINFTKLKRHHPRYKRPRTTFEPRATDSRHYDRYKEEESNENYDWENKENHIDWQPEDEECTEATAGAVVLETCQRSSNNSTTTGTTNNNNNNNNNNNNNNNNNASSNGNGNNTSNNNNNGDMFCHTGLGHYGHHPDPGEVDLPPETQPTPPSATLVGTTITHLRDSDHHSTEIQNCDSVKIKFETLHTMDSSDTIDIDSHMSDRASVSSKNAADSDNMMMITPELLGLMPSGSSVHSDSGENNSRGHPGQSSSHHHGSKSWTQEDMDAALEALRNHDMSLTKASATFGIPSTTLWQRAHRLGIDTPKKDGPTKSWSDESLNSALEALRTGTISANKASKAFGIPSSTLYKIARREGIRLAAPFNASPTTWSPADLDRALEAIRSGQTSVQRASTEFGIPTGTLYGRCKREGIELSRSNPTPWSEDAMTEALEAVRLGHMSINQAAIHYNLPYSSLYGRFKRGKYEEPAVGEISQDGSSPHFHQSPSQNHSSAVPDQMPYQGS
- the Psq gene encoding pipsqueak isoform X1; the protein is MYARIYVHIVTTSVFTRVYNASFVVPMVEPRFHPFLFSREPCIRLRSAVAKRVSALRLLYSVSFIRAQTVFLFLFGRRKSYSLPRELLVDVRRLTVRGERALLSNTADLPLRRSPFPPLVLDALYHPSTERTCVGPLPSPCAAFLQRACHPPVFNPFPRSLGDWSGALARSLAPRVCSIALCPLPSTHPPQVCSSLYALERGLNPSLFVASANFAASSAATAAAATTTATISSSSFSSSSSSVLALALALLLPLPLPLPLPLPLPPPALRRVLFISSLLRMPCALSTERRMPFHFRWASPRRRSGPARNYPLVLRGRNLLVHGFVWLFHDVDSTNADITSFSRRDFCAAFSSSSSSSSSPCSSSSPSSFCNSSSSSFPFYFSPFSSSHSSPSPPLPPPPLLLPSLSSPHPITLSPVSFSFPLPSSFSSISFSFSSSFTTCSSFSSLSSTFSSSSPSSVLSSFCSFSIYLSLCCFFSFFLFFLPCHSYSFHRLFSIHSSNFSHFSLFPRFVFHFILFCLYRPPSVYIFTFSTRDRSSTEYRSQSLLKTADQLKIKGLCEVPESRDGPPSVSLSSPPREPGTPRINFTKLKRHHPRYKRPRTTFEPRATDSRHYDRYKEEESNENYDWENKENHIDWQPEDEECTEATAGAVVLETCQRSSNNSTTTGTTNNNNNNNNNNNNNNNNNASSNGNGNNTSNNNNNGDMFCHTGLGHYGHHPDPGEVDLPPETQPTPPSATLVGTTITHLRDSDHHSTEIQNCDSVKIKFETLHTMDSSDTIDIDSHMSDRASVSSKNAADSDNMMMITPELLGLMPSGSSVHSDSGENNSRGHPGQSSSHHHGSKSWTQEDMDAALEALRNHDMSLTKASATFGIPSTTLWQRAHRLGIDTPKKDGPTKSWSDESLNSALEALRTGTISANKASKAFGIPSSTLYKIARREGIRLAAPFNASPTTWSPADLDRALEAIRSGQTSVQRASTEFGIPTGTLYGRCKREGIELSRSNPTPWSEDAMTEALEAVRLGHMSINQAAIHYNLPYSSLYGRFKRGKYEEPAVGEISQDGSSPHFHQSPSQNHSSAVPDQMPYQGS
- the Psq gene encoding pipsqueak isoform X9; this translates as MAGQHYCLRWNNYQSNMTSVFHQLLQTEAFVDVTLACNEASLKAHKVVLSACSSYFQKLLLSNPCKHPTIIMPQDVCFNDLKFIIEFVYRGEIDVSQAELQSLLKTADQLKIKGLCEVPESRDGPPSVSLSSPPREPGTPRINFTKLKRHHPRYKRPRTTFEPRATDSRHYDRYKEEESNENYDWENKENHIDWQPEDEECTEATAGAVVLETCQRSSNNSTTTGTTNNNNNNNNNNNNNNNNNASSNGNGNNTSNNNNNGDMFCHTGLGHYGHHPDPGEVDLPPETQPTPPSATLVGTTITHLRDSDHHSTEIQNCDSVKIKFETLHTMDSSDTIDIDSHMSDRASVSSKNAADSDNMMMITPELLGLMPSGSSVHSDSGENNSRGHPGQSSSHHHGSKSWTQEDMDAALEALRNHDMSLTKASATFGIPSTTLWQRAHRLGIDTPKKDGPTKSWSDESLNSALEALRTGTISANKASKAFGIPSSTLYKIARREGIRLAAPFNASPTTWSPADLDRALEAIRSGQTSVQRASTEFGIPTGTLYGRCKREGIELSRSNPTPWSEDAMTEALEAVRLGHMSINQAAIHYNLPYSSLYGRFKRGKYEEPAVGEISQDGSSPHFHQSPSQNHSSAVPDQMPYQGS
- the Psq gene encoding pipsqueak isoform X5, coding for MVEKEKARGRKRTVFIDYFAFLLTSYLHESLYRPIKLLPTANTISTERSPRRRYCAGKENEYFMETDRYWGVHYSGGMAGQHYCLRWNNYQSNMTSVFHQLLQTEAFVDVTLACNEASLKAHKVVLSACSSYFQKLLLSNPCKHPTIIMPQDVCFNDLKFIIEFVYRGEIDVSQAELQSLLKTADQLKIKGLCEVPESRDGPPSVSLSSPPREPGTPRINFTKLKRHHPRYKRPRTTFEPRATDSRHYDRYKEEESNENYDWENKENHIDWQPEDEECTEATAGAVVLETCQRSSNNSTTTGTTNNNNNNNNNNNNNNNNNASSNGNGNNTSNNNNNGDMFCHTGLGHYGHHPDPGEVDLPPETQPTPPSATLVGTTITHLRDSDHHSTEIQNCDSVKIKFETLHTMDSSDTIDIDSHMSDRASVSSKNAADSDNMMMITPELLGLMPSGSSVHSDSGENNSRGHPGQSSSHHHGSKSWTQEDMDAALEALRNHDMSLTKASATFGIPSTTLWQRAHRLGIDTPKKDGPTKSWSDESLNSALEALRTGTISANKASKAFGIPSSTLYKIARREGIRLAAPFNASPTTWSPADLDRALEAIRSGQTSVQRASTEFGIPTGTLYGRCKREGIELSRSNPTPWSEDAMTEALEAVRLGHMSINQAAIHYNLPYSSLYGRFKRGKYEEPAVGEISQDGSSPHFHQSPSQNHSSAVPDQMPYQGS
- the Psq gene encoding pipsqueak isoform X3 codes for the protein MLQDRPTPGLLRSFYSVAYSHRYVSFIFSANIFTVYYRHFSPSYRSRLFLLSVKRANVADVIATKLRVVRRTSFVARRSSMLYSRSSILYTRASILHSRSSFPSLFTLSSLVKPRKCFSISLHRENSDWLCTVRCRYQQLASSLSDRSLFSLTHPPPFPSATRAPFVPLFDPLTDLYLSFLFSSPPVSRYLFIFSATANTISTERSPRRRYCAGKENEYFMETDRYWGVHYSGGMAGQHYCLRWNNYQSNMTSVFHQLLQTEAFVDVTLACNEASLKAHKVVLSACSSYFQKLLLSNPCKHPTIIMPQDVCFNDLKFIIEFVYRGEIDVSQAELQSLLKTADQLKIKGLCEVPESRDGPPSVSLSSPPREPGTPRINFTKLKRHHPRYKRPRTTFEPRATDSRHYDRYKEEESNENYDWENKENHIDWQPEDEECTEATAGAVVLETCQRSSNNSTTTGTTNNNNNNNNNNNNNNNNNASSNGNGNNTSNNNNNGDMFCHTGLGHYGHHPDPGEVDLPPETQPTPPSATLVGTTITHLRDSDHHSTEIQNCDSVKIKFETLHTMDSSDTIDIDSHMSDRASVSSKNAADSDNMMMITPELLGLMPSGSSVHSDSGENNSRGHPGQSSSHHHGSKSWTQEDMDAALEALRNHDMSLTKASATFGIPSTTLWQRAHRLGIDTPKKDGPTKSWSDESLNSALEALRTGTISANKASKAFGIPSSTLYKIARREGIRLAAPFNASPTTWSPADLDRALEAIRSGQTSVQRASTEFGIPTGTLYGRCKREGIELSRSNPTPWSEDAMTEALEAVRLGHMSINQAAIHYNLPYSSLYGRFKRGKYEEPAVGEISQDGSSPHFHQSPSQNHSSAVPDQMPYQGS
- the LOC117159985 gene encoding adenosine 5'-monophosphoramidase HINT3 — translated: METDINNCIFCDIINNRTSSEKIYEDDYVTCIKDINPASTHHYLILPNKHIRNAKELQPEDASLYDRILSTVDIIAEKQGLDLAVTRTGFHWPPFNTIHHLHLHVISPICNIGLFKRFMFKPNSYWFVSTEYVKSYFEDKNNPSTSS